Within Longimicrobium sp., the genomic segment CCGCGCCCTCGATCTCGCGCACCGACGAGGTGCGGTTGCGCGCGATGAACGACAGCACGTCGTCGGCGTCGTGGATCTCCAGCCGGTCCTCCTCCACCTTGCGGCGAAGGATCGCGATGCGCGTCTCGAAGTCGGGCGGCTTGATGTCGGCCACCAGCCCCCATTCGAAGCGGCTGACCAGGCGGTCCTCCAGCCCCGTGGCGTTGGGCGGACGGTCCGACGTCAGCACGATCTGGCGCTGGGCGTCGTGAAGCGCGTTGAAGGTGTGGAAGAACTCCTCCTGCGTGCGCTCCTTGCCCTCCAGGAACTGGATGTCGTCCACCAGCAGCAGGTCGATCTGCCGGTACAGCCGCCGGAACTCGCCCATCGTCCCCTCCTGGATGGCGCTCACCAGCTCGTTGGTGAAGCGCTCGGAGGAGATGTACAGCACGCGCTTGTGGGGCTCGCGCTCCAGCATGGCGTGACCGATGGCGTGCATCAGGTGCGTCTTGCCCAGCCCTACGCCGCCGTAGATGAACAGCGGGTTGTACGCGCGCGCCGGCGCCTCGGCCACCGCGTGCGCCGCGGCGGCGGCCAGCTGGTTGTTGTTGCCCACCACGAACCGCGTGAAGACGTAGCGCGGGTTCAGCGGGGCGGCGTGGCCCGCCGGTGCGTTGGCGGCGGACGGCGCGGGCGCGGTGTCCACGCGAGGCGCGGGCGCCGGGGGCGGAGCGGGCTCTGCGAACTCGATGGCGGCAGGCACGGATGGGACCTTGCCGTTGCCCTGGTACTGGACGGAGAGGGTGAAGCGGCGCCCGAACAGGTGCTCACCGATGCGCGTGAGCAGGTCGGCGTACTTTTCCTCTACCCATTCCACGGCGAACGGATTGGGAGTGGCGACGACGAGAAGATCGTTGGAGACGGCGATCGCCTGCGTGGGCGCCAGCCACGTGCGGAAAGCCTGGTCCGGCAGCGCGGTCTTGGCGCTCTCCAGAATGCGCGACCAGATTTCCCCGGCAGTGAGCTCCATCACATCCAGCAGCAGGACGGCGACCGCAGACGACACCCGGGCAACGTAGAACTGCCTTGTGGATAAGTCAAGAAAGCCCGCTAAGTGCCTGGAGTTACCTGCGTTTGTGACCCAGGTACGAGCGGTGTCGCCTCCGGGCCGCCTGCGGATTCGGCAGGCTTCCGAAGCTCCCCCGAACAAGCATCGGGAATGCGACCAGCGTGGGTGCGCTGAACGGGTAGCAGACAAATCGCGAGCGGATGATTATGAGCAGCCGATGGATCTCCGTCGCGAAGGCGTGCGTTCGGCGAGGGCGTGCGTGCGCTGGCGGGGAGTGGGAAGTCGTGATGCGCCGACACCGGAGTTCTGTCGGGGGGAGTGGCGGCTTCGGCCCACACGTGGTGTCGTAGCGACTGGCCCAGCCGTGGCGGGTAAAAAGCCTTGGAGAGCGCGGTCCAGAGCGGTATTTTTAGCTCGTTCAGATCACCGGATCTGCGCATCCGGAGCACGGAATCTACGGTACCAAGGAGGAGAGCGTGAAGAAGCGGCTCCCGGAGCTTCAGCCGGCGCACGAGAGTTCCCGCGTAACCGTTGCGCAAGCAGCCGCCGCGTTCCGCAAGGTCCGCGGCTCGAATCCCAAACCGGGTCTGTGGGGCCCCGATGATCCAGTGAACGATGCGGATCAGTCCGGTCCGGAGAACGGACGTCCCCACAAGGACGGGGCCGACTGATGGCGCGCTCCTACGAGAACAGTGTGTTCGTCAACTGCCCCTTCGACCGCGAGTACTGGCCTCTGTTCGAGGCGCTTACTTTTGCGGGTTACGAGTGCGGGTACTATCCGCGGTGTGCTCTGGAGGTCGACGACAGCAGCCAGGTTCGGATCGAGAAGATCATCTCGATGATCGGCTCCTGCCGCCTTTCGGTCCACGACATCTCCCGCGTGGAGTCGGATGGCGAACCCCCGATGCCGCGGTTCAACATGCCGCTCGAACTCGGCATCTTTCTGGGCGCGAAGGCATTCGGGGCGTACGACCAGACGAGGAAGGCAGGGGTCGTGCTGGATGCGGAACGGTTTCGGTACCAGCGGTACATCTCCGACATCGCGGGCCAGGACATCCGTGCACACCGGGGAGAGGCAGCCGAACTGATCCGACACGTTCGCAACTTCCTTCTGTCGCACGCAGACGAGACCGTCTTCCTTCCAGGCCCCAGGCGCATCGCGGAGCGGTTTGAGGATTTTCGACGTGATCTACCGGCATCGTGCGCCGAGTTGCATCTGGACCCCAACGATCTCACGTTCGGCGACCTGACCCGTTTCATCATCGGCTACCTCGAGTCGTGACCGCAGGGCGGGAAGCGGGAGTGCCGCCCCCTGGTTGACGGAACCGGCCACCTCCGCTACATTCACTGTCTTTGCCACAAAGGCCTTCCCGGCCCTCCATTCTCGTTACGACGCAGCACCCGAAGGGGTTGACCGATGAAGCCGAGTTATCGTCCGCGCAACCGCAAGCGGATCAACAAGCATGGGTTCCGGGCCCGGATGGCCACCAAGGGCGGCCGCGCCGTCCTGAACGCCCGCCGCCGCAAGGGGCGCCACAAGCTGGTGGTCGAAGTTCCGAGCAAGTACTGAGCGGCGTTCCGAACGCCGCGCGCAGCGCACCCCGGTCCATGGACTCGGACGGCGCGGGCGAACGGCAGGGCTTCGGCCTGCCCAGGCGGGCGCGGATCACCTCTTCGGATGAGATCCGCGCATTGTTCAGACGGGGGAAGAGGAGCAAGACGCGCCACCTGGACGCGTTCGTCTCCCCTTCCCCCGCTCCGTTTGCGCGCTTGGGCGTCGTGGTTCCCAAGCACAAGCGCACCATCGTAAAGCGAAACCTGGTCAAGCGCCGGCTTCGCGACCTGGGGCGCACCGTGGTGCTGCCAGCACTCCGAAACCGCGGGCTCGCGTTGGACGTACTGTTCCGTGCCCGCCCCGAAGCCTACACCGCCTCGTTCGCGGACCTTCGCGACGAGGTGGCCGCGCTCACGGAGGAGCTGTGCTCGCGCGCGCGATGATGTCAGCCATCCGCTTCTATCAGAAGGGGATTTCGCCGCTGAAGCCCCCCGTCTGCCGCTTTCATCCCACGTGCTCGCACTACGGGCTGGAGGCGCTGCAGCGATACGGCGCAGCGCGCGGCTCGTGGCTGCTGCTGAAGCGGCTGCTGCGCTGCAACCCCCTGTGCAAGGGTGGCTTCGACCCCGTTCCCTGAGCGGGCCGACCCGTACCCGGTGGAACCACCACAAGATGGATCAGACCAAGCGGCTCATTCTCTTCATCGTCCTCTCGACGGCGTTCATCTTCGCGTGGGAGGCGCTCTTTCCACGCACCCCCCCGGCACCCGTGCGCCCCCCGGCGGACTCCGCCGCGGCGGTCGCCCCGGCCCGGACGCCGGCGCCGGGGCTGGCCGCCTCGCTGCCGTCCACCGCGCCGTCGCAGCCCGGCCAGCCCGAGCGGTTCGTCCACGTGCGTTCGCCGCTGTACGACTACCGCTTCTCCACGCGCGGCGCGGCGCTGAACGCGGCCACCCTGCCGCTCTTCGCCAGCTACGTTCAGGACGGCGGCAGCGTGCAGCTGGTGCCCCGCAGCGCTCGCGACGTGCTGACGCGCCGCGTGGCGGTGGGACGCGACACGCTGGACTTCCGGCGCGTTCACTTCACCCCCGACGCCGCCTCGCTGCAGCTGCGCGCGGGCGACGGGCCGCGGCAGCTGCGCTTCGTCTCGGATCCGGTGGGCTCGGTGCGTGCCGAGCTCACCTACACCTTCCGGCCGAACGACTACGCGGTCGACGTGCAGGGGCGCTTCATCGGCCTGCCCGCCGGCGCCCAGGCGCAGATGGTGACGGAACTGGGCACCGGGCTGGCCCCGCACGACTCGCCCGAGCACGGCTCGGCCAACGAGCTGGCGGTGGTGGGATGGAACCGCGAGCGGGTGGAGCGCGAGGCCATCCGCGGGATCCAGGCGCCCGACACCCTCGCTGGCCCGCTGGTGTGGACGGGGATCAAGGACCGCTACTTCCTGATCGCCCTCATCAACGCCGGGCGCGAGCAGTTCAGCCGGGTGGAGATGGAGCCGGCGCGCGACATCAAGTACACGCTCGGCGGCGACACCCTGCAGTCGCCCCGCGCCCGTGCCCGCGCCGTGCAGCCGCTGGGTGCCGACGGCGCGTTCCGGCAGCAGGCGTACCTGGGCCCGCAGGAGCACGCGCGGCTGGCCGCGGTGGGGCATGAGCTGGAAGAGGTGAACCCGTACGGCTACCGCTGGCTGCGGCCGGTGGTACGGCCCATCGCCGCCGCCGTGCTGTGGACCCTGAACGGCCTTCACAACACACTGGGACTTCACTACGGGTGGGTGCTGATCCTGTTCGGCTTCCTGGTGCGTGGCGTCACCTGGCCGCTGAACGCGCGGGCCATGCGCGCGCAGATGAAGAACATGGCCGTGCAGCCGGTGCTGCAGTCGCGGATGAAGGAGATCCAGGAGCGGCACCGCGGCGACCCGGCGAAGATGAACGCCGAGATGATGGCGCTGTACCAGGAGCTGGGGGTGAACCCGCTGTCGATGATGTCGGGCTGCCTTCCGCTGCTGATCCCCATGCCGGTGATGATCACGCTGTTCTTCGTGTTCCAGAGCGCCATCGAGTTCCGCGGCACCAGCTTCGCCTGGTTCCCCGACCTGTCGCTGCGCGATCCGCTGTACCTGCTGCCGGTGTTCCTGGTGGTGTCGATGTTCGGGCTGCAGTGGGTGAGCACCAAGCTCAGCGGGATGGAGCAGAACGAGCAGACGCGGATGATGATGTACATGATGCCGGTGATGATGGGCATGTTCTTTTTCGCCATGCCGTCGGGACTGAACCTGTACTATGCGTCGACGAACGTCGCCTCGTTCCCGCAGCAGATCCTGATCGCCAACGAGCGCCGCCGCGCGACGGAAAAGCAGAAGGCCGAGCAGAAGGTGGCCGTCAAACACGATGCGCTGAAGCGCATTCCGGCGAATCGGAAGCGCAAGTAGCGCCAGCGTTGGACGTCGCCAGAGCGCCCGCTCTCCTGGTTGGAGGGCGGGCGCTTTTGCATGGGTTGCGGGTATCGCACCTGCACGTGCATCCCGGACCGCAGCGACCGAGGGATCCGCCACACAGCCCGGGGCGAGCCCCCATCGTCCGCCTCTCACGAGAACAGGCCAGTCCGCGAAGGCGGACATCGTGTGGTTGTTGCAGCGACTTTAGTCGCCCAGGGCGGAGCCCAAGCCGCCATAACCGCTTGGGGGCTCAGGATCACGCCCCGTGAGCGGCTGAACAGGAGCCCTCCCTTTCGCATGCCTCCGCCCCGCCCCATCATCCCGCCATGCTCTCGCTCCCCTTCCCCGCCGACACCATCGCAGCCATCGCCACGCCGCAGGGCCGTGGCGCCGTCGCCGTCCTGCGCGTTTCCGGTCCGCGGTCGCTCGACGTTCTTCGCGCCGTCGCGGCCGCCCCGGGCGAGGTCGCGCCGCGGGTGCAGCGGCTGGTGGCGCTTCGGCATCCTGAGACGGGCGAACTCCTGGATCGCGGGCTGGTGACGTACTTCGCCGCGCCGGCCAGCTACACCGGCGAAGACACGGTGGAGATCGCCACGCACGGCGGCGTGCTGACCCCCCAGCTGGTGCTCGATGCGCTCCTGGCCGCGGGCGCGCGTGCGGCCGAGCCGGGCGAGTTCACCCGGCGCGCGTACCTGAACGGCAAGCTCGACCTGCTGCAGGCCGAGGCCGTCGCCGACCTGATCGACGGCCGGTCGCGCGCCCTTCACCGCGCGGCCGTGCACCAGATGGAGCGCGGCCTCTCACGGCGCATCGGCGAGCTGCGCGACGCCATCATCGGCACCGAGGCGCTGATCGCGTACTCCATCGACTTTCCCGAAGAAGACGAGCCGCCCGTACCCCCGGCCCGCATCCGCGCCTCGGCCGGGGACGTCATCGGGAGGATCGATGCGCTGCTGGCCACCGCGCCAGAGGGCGAGCTGCTGCGCGAGGGCGCGATGACGGTGCTCGCTGGCCGCCCCAATTCCGGCAAGTCGTCCCTGTTCAACGCGCTGCTCGGAACGGAGCGCGCCATCGTCACCGACATCCCCGGGACGACCCGCGACGCGCTAGAATCGTCGGTATCGATCGAAGGCTATCCATTCCGCCTGGTGGACACGGCCGGACTGCGGGAGACGGTGGACATGGTGGAGGGCATGGGGATCGAGGTTGCGCGCCGGTACCTGGCGGTCGCGGACCTGGTGCTGTTCTGCGTGGAAGCGGGACGGGAGATGGAGGAGGACGAGGCGGCGTTCGTCGCCAGCGTCGAACCTGCGCGCCTGGTGCTCGTGCGGACCAAGCGTGACATGCCCGGCGGCGCGGCCGTGGACCCGTCGGATACGATGGCGGCCGTGTCTGTCTCGGCGCTGACGGGGGATGGTCTGCCGGAGCTTCGGCAGACTTTGCTGCCGAAGGCGTTCGGCGGGATTCTCGGCGAGCCGGGCGAGGCGCCCCTGGTTACCCGCGAACGGCACGCGCGCGCGCTGCGGACCGCGCGCGACGAGGTCCGCGACTTTCTGGTCGCACTGGACGACGAGGTGCCGATGGAGTTCGCGGCGACGCACCTACGCGCTGGTGCGGGGGCGCTGGAGGACCTGGTGGGCGCGGTATCGGTGGATGACGTGCTCGACCACGTCTTCGGCAGCTTCTGCGTGGGCAAGTAGCCTCGCGAGACGCTGCTGGATGGAAATTTCGCTCGAAATTCGCTTTTATCGCGCGTGGGACGGCGAGACGAGCCAGAGTATTCCTGAAAACCGGATCGCGCGTTCTTCGCGAATCTCGAAGGCCGATTTCATTCGGGGTAGCTTCGGAATTAGCGGACGATGGTGAACTCACCGTCGCGGAAGCCGTCGGCGGAGAATGGGAGGGGTTCGACGGCGTCGACCAGGGCGCCGGGCGGACCCTTCGCCAGTTGCGCGCGCAACTCCTCCAGGCGCGCCTCGGACGCACGAGCATGGACGACGACGGCACCGTCCGGCAGGTTGCAGACGGTGCCGGAAACACCCAGCCGGTTGGCGAGGGAGCGGGTCCACCAGCGGAACCCCACTCCCTGCACCCGGCCGGTTACGCGATAGCCGGCTTCGGCCATCCCCTCAGAGGTCTTCCTGGTGGCTGGGAGGACGCGATCCGCCCGTGCTCCCCGCCCCCGATCCCGACGTCCCGGTACGGCTGGCACCCGCGGTCGAGCCGCCGCCGCCGTATCCGCCCGCCGACCCGCCACCGCTGGCCCCGCCCGTCGATCCGCCGCTGCTGGACCCACCCGTCGACCCGCCGGAGCGTCCGCCCGAACTGCCGGCGCCCGCGCTGCCGCTGCCCGAGGCGCGGCTGGTGGGGCCGCCTGCCGATCCGCCCTGGCTGCCCCCGCCCTGCTGGCCGCCCATGAAGCCGTCGATCAACTCGGCCAGGAAGCCGCTGCCCTGGTTGTTGGTCTGGCTGAGGAACCCACGCGCGCCCTGCGCGATGCCGGCGCTGATGCCGCCCATCAGGGCACCACGAAGCTCCCGCCGCGCACGCGACGCCTTCGACGTGCCGTAGTCATCGTCGTCGTCATCGTCGCGGGCCGCCAGCACGAAGCCGATCGCGAACGCCACGCCCAGGATGGGGAGCGGGTTGTCGCGAAGGCGGTCTACGAGGCCGCGCTGCTCCATCGCGCGGTTCGCCCGCTCGCGGGTGCTGCTGGCCGCTCGGGCCACCCGCGGCCCCACACCGCCGGCCAGGTTGCGGGCACCCTCGCCCACCCGGTCGCGGATGGCCTCGGCCGCGCCGCCCAGCCGGCTGCGGCTGCCGCCCTCTTCGCTGCCCGCGAACTGCAGGCCCTCGTACTGGTCGCCGCCGCCGGCGCTGTGCAGGCCGCTGTGCACTTCGCCCGATCCGCTCTTGTCGCCCATCGCGGCCGAGCCGCCGGCGTTGCGTCCGGTGCCGCTCATGCCAGATCCCGCTTGGCCTGCTTTATCTCGCTCTGAAGCCATTGCTTGTCCTCCTTGAGAGTCTCGAGGGTGCGGGTCGGCGCCACGCTCTCGTGCTTGAGCTTGTTCAGGTTGCTCTTGGCGAGCAGCCCGCCGACAATCACGAACAGCAGTCCGACGATCAGCGCGCCCAGCCAGTACTCGTCGAGCGCGTCGCCCACCGCCAGCACCAGGAACAGGATCAGCACCATGGCGCCGATCAGGGCGACCACGCCGCCGACCGCCACCATGATAATGTCGCGAGCCACGCTCTTGACGTTGCCCACCAGCTCGGCCTTGGCCAGCGCCACCTCCTGGCGAACCAGCACGGCGCTGTCCTGCGCCAACTGCCGGATCAGGTCGCCGAGCGGGGCATCTCCCGATCCCGTGCCCATGCCGTCGGACCGGCCGGGTGTGGTGTGAAGGTCCGCCATGGTTTCCTCCGGTTAGCGCAGGACCTTGCCAGCCACGAAGCCGGCGCCCACCGCCAGCAGCAGCGTGCTCAGGGGGCGGGTGGCAACGATGCCGCCCAACTCGCGTTGCAGCGAGGTGGTGTCGTTGTCCCGCAGGTAGCGCGCGATGCTTTCCAGCGTGTCGGCCGCGGTGTGGCCGTACTGGTTGGCGCGCTCGCCCACGCCCTTCTTGGGGATCAGCCCGGCGACGCTGTCGAGCTTTTCGGCCACGTTCTCCAACTGCTCGGCCGCCTGCTCCAGCATCTGGTCGGCGCGCTCCTGCAGCTGCTCTACGCCGCTCACGCGGTTGGTGCCGCCCGCCGATCCACTCGTGCCGGTGGAGCCGGTGGAGCCCGCCGACCCGCTCAGGGTCGCCGCGCCGCCGCCCAGCCCGGAACCGCCGCCGGTGCTTCCGCCGCCGCTGCTGCTGCTCGCGGTGCTGGTGGACGATCCACCGCCCGCGGAGCCGCCTCCGGCGGTGCTGCCCGTCGCGCCCAGCCCACCCGTGCTTCCGCCCGTCGAACCGAGGCCGGAGCCACTGCCCCCCGTCCCGGTATTCCGTTCGTCTTGCATCCTCATCCTCCCCGTTGCTGGTTCCCGTCTTGGGGTCGCCTGGGGGTGCAACACGTATGCCAAGGGTTGGTCCGCAGCAATGTTCCACGTGGAACACAGCCCTGCTCACGATGTACAGGACAGCACCCATCATCACACGCACGGGTAGGGAATGGAAACGCGCTACGACGTGATCGTCATCGGCGGCGGGCATGCCGGAGTGGAGGCCGCGGGAGCGGCCGCCCGCGTCGGCGCGCGCACGCTGCTGGTGACGCCCAACCTGGAAGGTATTGGGCAAATGAGCTGCAACCCCGCCATCGGGGGTGTAGCCAAGGGCACCGTCGTGCGCGAGGTAGATGCGCTCGGGGGCATCATGGGGATGGCGACCGACCGTTCGCGCATCCAGTTTCGCATGCTCAACCGGTCCAAGGGTCCCGCCGTGTGGGCACCGCGAGCGCAGTGCGATCGCGGTTTGTACCCCCGCGCAGCCCGGGCACTGCTGGAGCGGAGCCCCGGCCTGCACTTCTTCCAGGGGATGGTCGGGTCGCTGCTGATGGATGGGCAGCGTGTCGCCGGGGTGCGCACCGAGGCAGGATATGAGTTCCGCGCCCCCTCCGTGGTGCTGACCGCCGGCACCTTTCTCCGCGGCCGCATCCACGTCGGCAAGTCGCCCTCGGTGCCCGCCGGGCGCGCGGGCGATCACCCGTCCGTCTTCCTGGCCGAGCAGATGGAGGCGCTGGGGATGGAGGTGGCGCGCTTCAAGACGGGCACGCCGCCCCGCGTGGACGGCCGCTCGGTGAACCTGGATGCGCTGGAGCTGCAGCCGGGCGAAACCCCCGAGTACCGCCTTTCCGTCTGGGAGCGCGCGCCGCTGCTGCCTCAGCTTCCCTGCTGGATCACCTGGACGGGAGAGCCGCTGCAGGAGATCATCCGCGGCAGCCTTCACGAGTCGGCGCTGTATGGGGGCGAGATTGCGGGCCGGGGACCGCGCTACTGCCCGTCCATCGAGGACAAGATCGTCAAGTTCCCCGACGCCGCGCGCCACCAGGTATTCCTGGAGCCGGAGGGGCTGGACACCCACGAGCTGTACGTCAACGGCCTCTCCACTTCCCTGCCCGGCGACGTGCAGCTGCGGATGCTGCGCAGCATTCCGGGGATGGAGAACGTGCGGATGACCAAGGTGGGGTACGCCATCGAGTACGACTACTATCCTCCCCACCAGCTGCGTTCAACCCTGGAGTGCAAGGCGCTGGACGGACTGTTCCTGGCGGGCCAGGTGAACGGGACCACGGGATACGAAGAGGCGGCCGGCCAGGGATTGCTCGCGGGCGCCAACGCGGCCTTCGCGGCGCTGGACCGCGACCCGCTGATCCTGGAGCGCGACCAGGCGTTCGTGGGGGTGCTGGTGGACGACCTGGTGACGAAGGGCACCGATGAGCCGTATCGCCTGTTCACCTCGCGCGCCGAGTTTCGCCTGACACTGCGGCAGGACAACGCGCTCCATCGCCTCGCGCCCATGGCCGCCGAACGGGGCCTGCTGACGGATGAGCAGATGGCATCGCTGGACCGCCGGCTGCGCTTGGCGGAGCAGATGGACGGCTGGCTGAAGGCGACCAACGCTTCGCCCGCGCAGGTGAACCCGCTGCTGGAAGCCGCGGGTTCCCCCCCGCTCCGCGAGCCCACGCGCCTTGCGCTGCTGATCAAGCGGCCGAACGTTCCGGCGGCGGCGCTGGTGGATGCGGTCGGTGGCGCGCCGGAGGCGGAGGCCCACGAGTTTGCGGATGCGCTGACCACGGCCGAGATGGAGCTTCGCTACGAGGGCTACCTGGTAAAGGAGCGCAACCGCGCCGAGGCGCTGCGCCGGCAGGCCGACTTCGCCCTGCCCATGGCGCTGGCGTACACCGAGCTGCACTCGCTCTCGTTCGAGGCGCGGCAGAAGCTGGACAGGATCCGTCCGGCCACGCTCGCCCAGGCAGGGCGGATCCCCGGCGTCAGCCCGAGCGACCTGCAGAACCTGGTGATGGAGGTTCGCAAGCGGGGTTGACGGTGGCGCGGGTTCATGCGGGTTAAGCCGCGTCGCAGAGAACGGGCACCCTCCGCCAGCTGACACCGATTCCGAATACCTGCCGAACAAACTCGGCTTCTCAGGATCGTTTATAACCCACAAGCGCGCACTTCCGAGGGTGGCGCGTCGGCTGCGGGGCTGAAACACGATAAAAACGATTCTCGCGCGAAACTCTCGCCGGTGTTCCACGTGGAACATCTCTGAAGCGCCTCCATCCGGCGGCTGCGCGGTGATCGTGCTCTCGCCTTGCTCTTCCACTTCTTTCCACGCGCGCGCGCGCGTATATTGCCCGGGCAGCATCCAACCCCACCTCATCGTGAGGACGAGCGTGTCGCGCATCATCGCCATCGCGAACCAGAAGGGCGGCGTCGGCAAGACCACTACGGCCATCAACCTGGGCGCCTGCCTGGCCGTGGCCGAGAAAAAGACGCTCGTCATCGACATGGACCCGCAGGGCAACGCCACCAGCGGCTTGGGCATCGACAAGGAAGAGGTGCAGCGGTCCATCTACGACGTGCTCATCGAGGGGATGAAGGCCGACGAGGCCATCATTGGGAGTGTCCACTTTCCATACCTGGACGTGCTGCCCGCCACCCGCGACCTGGTGGGCGCCGAGGTGGAGCTGGTCAACCGCACCGGCCGCGAGAACATCCTTCGCAACGCCATCGCAACGCTGCGCGACCGGTACGACTACGTCCTGATCGACTGCCCGCCGTCGCTGGGCCTGCTGACGCTGAACATCCTGGCCGCGTCGGACTCGGTGCTCATCCCCATCCAGTGCGAGTTCTACGCGCTCGAGGGGCTGTCGCAGCTGCTGAACACGGTGACCATCGTTCAGAAGAGCCTGAACCCGGGGCTGCAGATCGAGGGCGTGCTGCTGACCATGTTCGACAGCCGCCTGAACCTGTCGCGCCAGGTGGCCGACGAGGCCAAGGAGTACTTCGGGCCCAAGGTGTACCGCACCACCATCCCGCGGAACGTGCGCATCGCCGAGGCGCCCAGCTTCGGGAAGCCCATCGTCCTCTACGACGTGATCTCCGTGGGCGCCAAGAGCTACCTGGCCCTCGCCAAGGAGGTCATCGCCCGCAAGGGTCGCAAGGGCGCCGCGGCCGAGGCGCCGGCGCTGGCGGCGGGGGAGTAGGCCATGGCGATGGCAAAGAAGGCCCGGCTGGGCCGCGGCCTGAGCGCCCTGATGGGCGAGTACACCGACGAGCCGCCGGCCGAGGTGGTCGAGCAGCCCAGCTCGGTTCCCACCTCGCACATTACCCCCAATCCGTTTCAGCCGCGCCGGGAGTTCACCCCCGAGCAGCTGTCGGAGCTGGAAGAGTCCATCCGGCAGAACGGGCTGCTGCAGCCGCTGGTGGTTCGCCGCGCCAGCGCTGATGCGCCGGACGGGGCGGCGTGGGAGCTGGTGGCGGGCGAGCGCCGCTGGCGGGCCGTCCGCCGCCTGGGGTGGACCGAGGTGCCGGTGGTGGTCCGCGAGCTGGACGACCGCGCCATGCTGGTGGTGGCGATCGTCGAGAACGTTCAGCGCGCCGACCTGTCGCCGCTGGAAGAGGCCGCGGCGTATCGCCGGCTGATGGACGAGTTCAGCTTCACCCAGGCCGAGGTGGCCGAGAGCGTGGGGCGCGAGCGGTCCACCGTCGCCAACCTGCTGCGCCTGCTGGCGCTGCCCGCCTCGGTGCAGCGGCTGGTGAACGAGGGCGCGCTTTCCATGGGCCACGCACGGGCGCTGCTGGGGCTGGAGGACGAGCGCGAGATGGCGGACCTCGCGCGCCAGGCAGCCGACACGGGGATGACGGTGCGCGCCGTGGAAGACCGGGTCCGCACGCGGCGCCCTGCCGGCAAGGGCAAGGCCGCCGAGCCTCCCGCGCGCGCCACCGGCGGCGACGCCGAGGTCCGCCGCCTGGAGGCGGAGCTGCAACGGGAGCTCGGCACGCGGGTACGTATCCACCAGCATGGCACCTCCGGACGGATCGAGATCCCGTTCCTGAACGTCGACGACTTTCAGGGACTGATGGAGAAGCTGCTCGGGCAGGACAGAACGAGATAGTGCGTGAGTGCGGTAGTGCGTGAGTGCGGAAGTGAACGGCACCGCGCCTGGAGCTCCGCACTTGGCCCACGCACCGGGCCCACTCACGCACTAACGCACCTCGCACTCACGCACTGCAGTTCAAAATGCCGGACGAACGCCGGATGACGGTCATCGTGGTTCCCAACGACCGCGACAACACCCGCACCTTTGAGCTGACCTACCGTCGGCTGAGGCGGCTGGGGGTTGGCGCGGGCGTCACCGCGTTCGTGCTGCTGATGATGGCGGGGTCGTGGTTCTGGCTTGCGGGGCAGGCGGCGCGGGTGCCGGGGCTGCGTACCGAGGTGCGCGAGCTCAGGCGCGACCGCGTGCAGATGCAGCAGCTGTCGAAGCAGCTGCAGGAGATCAGCACCGAGTACGCCAAGGTGCGGGGCATGCTGGGGGCCGACTCCATGGCGCTGCCGCGGGTGGAGGATGCCGGCTCCGCGGCGCCCGCGGCCGATACTGCCTCAGGCGACTCGGCCGGGGAGGGCGACCCAGCCACGGCGGCGTCACGCGCTTCCCTGCCCCGCCGCTGGCCGCTGGCGGCGCGCGGCTACGTCACGCGCGGGC encodes:
- the dnaA gene encoding chromosomal replication initiator protein DnaA, which produces MSSAVAVLLLDVMELTAGEIWSRILESAKTALPDQAFRTWLAPTQAIAVSNDLLVVATPNPFAVEWVEEKYADLLTRIGEHLFGRRFTLSVQYQGNGKVPSVPAAIEFAEPAPPPAPAPRVDTAPAPSAANAPAGHAAPLNPRYVFTRFVVGNNNQLAAAAAHAVAEAPARAYNPLFIYGGVGLGKTHLMHAIGHAMLEREPHKRVLYISSERFTNELVSAIQEGTMGEFRRLYRQIDLLLVDDIQFLEGKERTQEEFFHTFNALHDAQRQIVLTSDRPPNATGLEDRLVSRFEWGLVADIKPPDFETRIAILRRKVEEDRLEIHDADDVLSFIARNRTSSVREIEGAVIKLLAYSSLTRRPIDLALAREALGNPLGTDASGAPGGVSPERVRDKVAQAWNTTSEALQSKKRTKDLTIPRQVAMYLIKEMFDLALVEIGRLFGGRDHSTVIHSVSKVEEDLVADPELRRKVDELRASLR
- the rpmH gene encoding 50S ribosomal protein L34 produces the protein MKPSYRPRNRKRINKHGFRARMATKGGRAVLNARRRKGRHKLVVEVPSKY
- the rnpA gene encoding ribonuclease P protein component produces the protein MDSDGAGERQGFGLPRRARITSSDEIRALFRRGKRSKTRHLDAFVSPSPAPFARLGVVVPKHKRTIVKRNLVKRRLRDLGRTVVLPALRNRGLALDVLFRARPEAYTASFADLRDEVAALTEELCSRAR
- the yidD gene encoding membrane protein insertion efficiency factor YidD — its product is MMSAIRFYQKGISPLKPPVCRFHPTCSHYGLEALQRYGAARGSWLLLKRLLRCNPLCKGGFDPVP
- the yidC gene encoding membrane protein insertase YidC, which produces MDQTKRLILFIVLSTAFIFAWEALFPRTPPAPVRPPADSAAAVAPARTPAPGLAASLPSTAPSQPGQPERFVHVRSPLYDYRFSTRGAALNAATLPLFASYVQDGGSVQLVPRSARDVLTRRVAVGRDTLDFRRVHFTPDAASLQLRAGDGPRQLRFVSDPVGSVRAELTYTFRPNDYAVDVQGRFIGLPAGAQAQMVTELGTGLAPHDSPEHGSANELAVVGWNRERVEREAIRGIQAPDTLAGPLVWTGIKDRYFLIALINAGREQFSRVEMEPARDIKYTLGGDTLQSPRARARAVQPLGADGAFRQQAYLGPQEHARLAAVGHELEEVNPYGYRWLRPVVRPIAAAVLWTLNGLHNTLGLHYGWVLILFGFLVRGVTWPLNARAMRAQMKNMAVQPVLQSRMKEIQERHRGDPAKMNAEMMALYQELGVNPLSMMSGCLPLLIPMPVMITLFFVFQSAIEFRGTSFAWFPDLSLRDPLYLLPVFLVVSMFGLQWVSTKLSGMEQNEQTRMMMYMMPVMMGMFFFAMPSGLNLYYASTNVASFPQQILIANERRRATEKQKAEQKVAVKHDALKRIPANRKRK
- the mnmE gene encoding tRNA uridine-5-carboxymethylaminomethyl(34) synthesis GTPase MnmE, translating into MLSLPFPADTIAAIATPQGRGAVAVLRVSGPRSLDVLRAVAAAPGEVAPRVQRLVALRHPETGELLDRGLVTYFAAPASYTGEDTVEIATHGGVLTPQLVLDALLAAGARAAEPGEFTRRAYLNGKLDLLQAEAVADLIDGRSRALHRAAVHQMERGLSRRIGELRDAIIGTEALIAYSIDFPEEDEPPVPPARIRASAGDVIGRIDALLATAPEGELLREGAMTVLAGRPNSGKSSLFNALLGTERAIVTDIPGTTRDALESSVSIEGYPFRLVDTAGLRETVDMVEGMGIEVARRYLAVADLVLFCVEAGREMEEDEAAFVASVEPARLVLVRTKRDMPGGAAVDPSDTMAAVSVSALTGDGLPELRQTLLPKAFGGILGEPGEAPLVTRERHARALRTARDEVRDFLVALDDEVPMEFAATHLRAGAGALEDLVGAVSVDDVLDHVFGSFCVGK
- a CDS encoding acylphosphatase; the encoded protein is MAEAGYRVTGRVQGVGFRWWTRSLANRLGVSGTVCNLPDGAVVVHARASEARLEELRAQLAKGPPGALVDAVEPLPFSADGFRDGEFTIVR